GGCCAAAACTCCAACCTTTCTTTGCGGCGTCCGTCGTTCGTCACGCAGCAGCTCACCGGTCAACACTCCTAGCAAGCACGTGCCGATCGCGGGCAGGGTGCTAAGCAATCCTTCGGGATCCCAACCCCATTGGCGATACCAAGCCCGCCCGGGCAATAAAAGCCGATCGATGTAGCCCGCAACGTTTCCTTCCTGAGAGAAATCCCCCAAATCGAAACCGGGTACCGGCACCCAAGTCATCAGGGCCCAGTAGCCGAGCAACAGCGCTGCAAGTAATGCCAATTGCCCGCGCGGTCGAACGTTCAGAAATATGATCGCGCCGCAGAAGTAACAAGCTGCGATCCGCTGCAGCACGCCAACCCAGCGGATCTCGTGCCAGTGATTGGCCAGCCCACCGTAGTAGAACACGCCGAGCAAATACAGCAGCAAAGCTCGGCGGAAGATGCGCAAGTACAGCGATCGCCGGTTGCCGGGCTCGGCCAAGCGCGAGCCCAAGGCCAATGGGATTGAAACGCCCATGATGTAAACAAACAGCGGAAAGATCAGATCGTAAAACGTGATCCCATGCCACTTGGCGTGCTGTAATTGTCTCGCGGCCAGGGTCACCACCGGCCAATCCGACAGCTTGTGCAAGCCCGCCACCAGGCTATCGGCGCCTATGATCCAGAACATGTCGAATCCGCGCAGCGCGTCCACCGACAACAAGCGGTGCACGGTTTTGGCCGGAACAGGTTCGTGTGGCATGGGTTTGCGAGTTGCGGACGGCAGGCTGCGCCGCGCGGGCAGTGGTCCTAACCGCGCCGACGTGATCGCTTGATTCAAGGCAGCCCGCCATTCTGACCATCACGATTCTGGGGAACAAGTCGCGATCGAATCCCTTCCGAATCGCCGTCAGCATGGATAAACTGGAGCCCGTCAAGGATGGTACGCTTTCGGTGACAAGTAGCTGGTGCTTATTTCGGGAGACAACACGTGCTTTGGTCGCTTTCAGGTGTGTTGGTGGTTCTGTTCGCGATCGTCGTTCCGATTGCGTTGGTCGCAAAGCTCCTCTTTGACGAGCCCCAGTCGTAGCCTCACGTTAGGTGCCCGTCGCGATTGCCTTTAGGCCGCTGTCACGGCTGACATCCTGTGTGGGCCAAGAGACATATCGCCACCGAGGAGCGATGTCGGCCCTCGGTGCGCCGTTTGGCCCTCAAACCTCAAGCCCGCCGGGCCAAGATTTCATTGTCGGCCCAAGCGCCACGGTTTACACTGACGTCGTCCGCCCGAGCATCCGCCGCCAATCGTCCTACCGCCGCTGTTCCGTTAAACTGCTACGCGACATCGCAGCCATGCCACGAAATTTTTCTCGCCGGCAGATGCTCGAAATCGGAGCCCTCGGACTTGCGGGCGTATCGTTGCCGCGACTATTGAGGGCCGAGGAATCCGTG
The window above is part of the Pirellulales bacterium genome. Proteins encoded here:
- a CDS encoding DUF5009 domain-containing protein yields the protein MPHEPVPAKTVHRLLSVDALRGFDMFWIIGADSLVAGLHKLSDWPVVTLAARQLQHAKWHGITFYDLIFPLFVYIMGVSIPLALGSRLAEPGNRRSLYLRIFRRALLLYLLGVFYYGGLANHWHEIRWVGVLQRIAACYFCGAIIFLNVRPRGQLALLAALLLGYWALMTWVPVPGFDLGDFSQEGNVAGYIDRLLLPGRAWYRQWGWDPEGLLSTLPAIGTCLLGVLTGELLRDERRTPQRKVGVLA